One genomic window of Corynebacterium diphtheriae includes the following:
- a CDS encoding aldose 1-epimerase family protein, with the protein MDSIGEQPSNRAPVITISSGHYLAQIATYGGGIKSLTYDGRPLVETYPDDAFPPLNAGVVLAPWPNRTDAGAYDFQGQSYQLPITEPDRNNAIHGFVADIVWKVELIRPERVLLSTTIEPQQGWPWAIELAADYLLTDSGLRAQFTATTPHEAVPFGFGWHTYLSAQGAEVDKTTLRVGVDKQWMLDDRNLPTGELVQPTNDVSGGLPMAGKLLDDCFLAERTPVTTVLESQGVGVSMHCSEQFPWFQIFTPDPAWEMPYPGRGRSVAVEPMTTSPNGLNLGIDTIGAASPWHGTITISAYNKHS; encoded by the coding sequence ATGGATTCAATAGGAGAACAACCAAGCAACCGTGCCCCCGTTATTACTATTTCTTCTGGGCACTATCTAGCGCAGATCGCCACCTATGGTGGCGGAATTAAATCCCTTACTTACGACGGTCGCCCGTTGGTGGAAACCTACCCAGACGATGCGTTTCCGCCACTCAACGCGGGCGTTGTCTTAGCACCGTGGCCTAATCGAACTGACGCTGGTGCCTACGATTTTCAAGGTCAAAGCTATCAGCTGCCGATTACTGAGCCGGATCGTAATAATGCGATCCATGGTTTTGTGGCAGACATTGTGTGGAAGGTTGAGCTTATTCGCCCAGAGAGGGTATTGCTTTCTACCACTATTGAGCCACAGCAGGGATGGCCTTGGGCTATTGAGCTTGCGGCTGATTATTTACTAACGGATTCCGGTTTAAGGGCACAGTTCACGGCTACGACGCCGCATGAGGCTGTGCCCTTTGGCTTTGGATGGCATACCTATTTATCGGCCCAAGGCGCAGAGGTTGATAAGACCACGCTTCGTGTGGGCGTCGATAAGCAATGGATGCTTGATGATCGCAACCTTCCTACCGGTGAGCTCGTTCAACCTACTAACGACGTTTCCGGTGGCCTGCCCATGGCGGGAAAGCTTCTCGACGACTGCTTCTTGGCCGAGCGCACTCCCGTAACAACAGTCCTGGAATCGCAGGGGGTGGGAGTATCCATGCACTGCAGCGAACAATTCCCGTGGTTCCAGATTTTTACTCCAGATCCGGCATGGGAAATGCCATATCCAGGGCGTGGGCGGTCGGTGGCTGTGGAACCGATGACAACATCCCCAAACGGACTGAACTTGGGAATCGACACGATCGGCGCGGCATCTCCGTGGCACGGAACGATCACGATTTCCGCATATAACAAGCACTCTTAA
- a CDS encoding shikimate 5-dehydrogenase, translating to MVNLVDRNTVLCVSLAARPSNHGVRFHNWLYDQLGLNFIYKAIAPADITAAVAGIRGLNIRGAGVSMPYKQDVIPLIDALHPSAQRIHAVNTIVNDDGVLTGYNTDYVAVASLLKSHEIPADMSVAVRGSGGMANAVVAALADHGMTGTVVARNAETGSALAQRYGWKHSTEVPAKTSMLVNVTPLGMYGDHEHVQAFSNAEIDAAQVIFDVVAYPVETPLIKAAESRGKKIINGGEVICLQAAEQFALYTGVTPSAAFVRAAEDYAQQG from the coding sequence ATGGTAAATCTCGTCGACCGAAATACCGTTTTGTGTGTCTCATTGGCCGCACGGCCCTCAAATCATGGGGTGCGCTTTCATAATTGGCTATATGACCAGCTGGGATTGAACTTTATCTATAAGGCAATCGCACCGGCAGATATTACTGCTGCCGTGGCTGGAATTCGCGGATTGAACATTCGTGGCGCGGGTGTGTCCATGCCCTATAAGCAGGACGTTATCCCGCTGATAGATGCGCTTCACCCCTCGGCACAACGCATTCATGCTGTGAACACGATTGTTAATGACGACGGTGTACTCACCGGATATAACACCGATTATGTCGCAGTTGCCTCGTTGCTTAAGTCCCATGAGATTCCCGCTGATATGAGCGTTGCAGTCCGTGGTTCAGGTGGCATGGCCAATGCGGTTGTGGCAGCACTAGCTGACCATGGCATGACGGGCACTGTGGTTGCGCGCAATGCAGAAACTGGTTCCGCATTGGCACAGCGCTATGGTTGGAAGCATTCCACCGAGGTGCCGGCTAAAACCAGCATGTTGGTTAATGTGACTCCCCTTGGCATGTACGGCGATCATGAACATGTGCAGGCGTTTAGCAATGCCGAGATCGATGCTGCGCAGGTGATCTTCGATGTCGTTGCCTATCCGGTAGAAACTCCACTGATAAAGGCAGCTGAGTCTAGGGGCAAAAAGATTATTAACGGTGGTGAGGTGATCTGTTTGCAGGCTGCTGAGCAGTTTGCGCTCTACACCGGAGTAACTCCTTCTGCTGCGTTTGTGCGCGCGGCAGAAGATTACGCACAGCAGGGTTAA
- a CDS encoding (2Fe-2S)-binding protein, whose protein sequence is MDSVLDAAFDRLMAEHERFRPSLDPSVSQGNVVDVEHLYLEDTVKTAIAASQHIFGVPTDKHAAQLWLFSLLGDALNPSVTAMVSIDVVPLLDIRQSTVFHRDDTGYWFGFRPHVCADSVRESGRALAVSVAPLIVAICRLTGMRPAPLWAVVADAAVQPAIAAGNDDFETARALDTARELVAGLREGVDSLGGDVAEFKAAIPQHNFEQICDGCFAPIDPGVEPDYVVAHRVSCCMIYHSPTAGKCTSCPHQDKDVRKNALIAASESF, encoded by the coding sequence ATGGACTCGGTTCTAGATGCTGCATTTGATCGATTAATGGCTGAGCATGAGCGTTTTCGCCCTTCGTTGGATCCCAGCGTCTCGCAGGGAAACGTGGTGGATGTTGAGCATTTGTATTTGGAAGACACGGTGAAAACGGCGATTGCGGCTTCGCAGCACATCTTTGGGGTGCCTACGGATAAGCACGCTGCACAGTTGTGGCTTTTTAGTTTGCTTGGCGACGCCCTCAATCCGTCGGTAACGGCGATGGTCAGCATTGATGTGGTGCCGTTGCTGGATATACGCCAGTCGACTGTATTTCATCGTGACGATACTGGGTATTGGTTTGGTTTTCGTCCCCACGTCTGCGCCGATAGTGTGCGGGAGTCTGGCCGTGCGTTGGCGGTATCCGTTGCACCATTGATAGTTGCCATATGTCGGCTGACTGGTATGCGCCCAGCACCGTTGTGGGCGGTGGTTGCTGATGCTGCTGTGCAGCCCGCTATAGCTGCTGGGAATGATGACTTTGAAACTGCAAGGGCGTTAGATACGGCTCGTGAATTGGTGGCGGGTCTTCGCGAGGGGGTTGATTCTCTAGGAGGGGATGTAGCGGAGTTTAAAGCCGCGATACCGCAGCATAACTTTGAGCAGATCTGCGATGGTTGTTTTGCTCCTATCGATCCAGGTGTTGAACCTGATTATGTGGTGGCGCACCGTGTGTCGTGTTGCATGATTTATCATTCGCCTACGGCTGGTAAGTGCACATCGTGTCCGCATCAGGACAAAGATGTGCGAAAGAATGCCCTGATTGCTGCTTCGGAGAGCTTTTAA
- a CDS encoding ABC transporter ATP-binding protein, whose product MSPNVGSKLRAMLWRQPWIVIAAVISTVMTTLFDATIPLLAGSAVDTATGSLGGGNAEVQRVVWILVATALARYVFQFGRRFFAGVLSNTFQHTLRVSVLDSLQRLDGPQQDKLRTGQIVSRSISDLNLAQAMVAMFPLLIGHVLKVVITIGILAWINVWLMFIAVACIPPLVWLSLRSRTTLFAATWSAQHSVANLATHIEQTVSGIRVVKAFAQESRELDRLDELSTQVYAEQMRSARLSARYRPLVQQLPTLALVIGIGLGGWLALDGHITIGSFLAFSTYLTSMTSVVSMLAGMVVQMQMGLSSFDRVMDVVDMTAEHPDPEHPLDLPAGPLSLELENVHFDGILNGTTLTVPAGDTVAIVGPPGSGKTMAVQLLCGFYRPESGQIRLGGVDTTQLRRHDLRSAVSCVFDDPFLYSASIRDNIAMGRNVTDVEIERAARIAQAHDFITALPHGYDEIVGERGLTLSGGQRQRIAIARAVLERPRVLILDDATSAIDATTEHAIYEQVSTELSDVTILAVAHRNSTLSLADSVALIDNGRIVDHGSLSHMRANPQFVYLMDMQEHLRERNSHEPFVPFDDGTEPEWTQLWPEIASSQHDSRLTINSSAMKAAASVAGANPAAGGRGRGRGGMAASIPATPELLARVDALPPTRDTPGPRPLLDHDHGKVTAHQLFASVRWLIVVVIGLYIVGVAASLTIPTLVRAAIDRGVTAHNPLALWIVTGIGISVVIVAWLADIATTIVTARTGERLLYHLRLRSYAQLQRLGMDYFEKTMSGTIMTRMTTDIEALNSFLQTGLAQTVVSLTTLLGILALLGATSLQLFAIAVIGVPLIGVATVFFKRISSRLYTQAREQISGVNALFQEHIGGLRSAQMARMEDAALADFSTQAARYRATRIKTQTAVAVYFPGINAVSQILQAAVLGVGAHLVAHGELAAGVLVAFLLYLDRLYGPIQHLSQVFDSYQQAQVGFRRISDLLSTPSSVPNEGRLVPAQSEDEGTDITFHNVGFSYSHDSAAVIDDLTLTIQPGSTVAVVGPTGAGKSTIVKLIERFYDPTTGKVASKRHDIRDYDIHAWRRTVGFVPQETHLFTGTVAENIAYGLPDATAEEITDAARRVGALRAIAAIDGGFRATVGERGQGLSSGQRQLIALARAEMMKPEILLLDEATATLDPATEKTILSAAERLTQTRTSVIVAHRLATAAKADRILVIANGAVVEDGDHASLRTYGGIYATMWAHGEQEIPR is encoded by the coding sequence ATGTCGCCCAACGTTGGCTCCAAACTTCGTGCCATGTTGTGGCGACAACCGTGGATCGTCATCGCCGCTGTCATCTCCACTGTGATGACAACGCTTTTCGACGCCACCATCCCCCTCCTAGCGGGCTCCGCGGTAGATACTGCCACCGGTTCTCTAGGAGGGGGAAATGCCGAAGTTCAGCGTGTGGTCTGGATTTTGGTCGCCACCGCTCTCGCCCGCTACGTTTTCCAATTCGGGCGGCGATTTTTCGCAGGCGTGTTATCCAACACCTTCCAGCACACCCTGCGCGTCAGCGTTCTTGATTCCTTACAGCGTCTCGACGGCCCCCAGCAAGACAAACTGCGCACCGGTCAAATAGTCTCACGCTCAATTTCTGACCTCAACCTTGCACAAGCAATGGTGGCCATGTTCCCACTGCTGATCGGGCATGTGCTCAAAGTGGTCATCACCATAGGAATTCTGGCGTGGATCAACGTCTGGCTCATGTTCATCGCAGTCGCCTGTATCCCACCGCTGGTGTGGCTCTCACTCCGATCACGCACCACATTGTTTGCCGCAACGTGGTCGGCGCAACACAGCGTTGCCAATCTAGCCACACACATCGAACAAACCGTAAGCGGTATCCGCGTTGTGAAAGCATTCGCGCAGGAGTCACGAGAGCTCGATCGCCTAGACGAGCTCAGCACGCAGGTCTACGCCGAACAGATGCGCTCGGCGCGACTTTCTGCCCGTTACCGACCACTCGTTCAGCAACTTCCTACACTCGCACTGGTCATAGGCATTGGCTTAGGTGGTTGGCTCGCCCTCGATGGGCATATCACTATCGGCTCATTCCTAGCTTTTAGCACCTATCTCACGTCCATGACATCGGTGGTGTCCATGCTTGCCGGCATGGTCGTTCAAATGCAGATGGGACTTAGTTCATTCGACCGCGTTATGGATGTTGTCGACATGACTGCCGAGCACCCCGATCCGGAACATCCTCTGGACCTTCCTGCAGGACCGTTGTCACTCGAACTTGAAAACGTGCACTTTGATGGGATTCTCAATGGCACGACCCTCACCGTTCCCGCCGGCGATACTGTAGCTATTGTTGGCCCACCCGGCTCCGGAAAAACAATGGCCGTGCAGCTACTATGCGGTTTTTATCGCCCCGAGAGCGGGCAGATCCGGCTAGGAGGAGTGGATACTACCCAGCTGCGTCGCCATGACTTACGCAGCGCCGTTTCCTGTGTTTTTGACGATCCATTTCTCTATTCCGCCAGTATCCGCGACAACATCGCTATGGGACGAAACGTCACCGATGTTGAGATCGAACGTGCTGCCCGCATCGCACAAGCCCACGACTTTATTACCGCACTTCCCCACGGGTACGACGAGATCGTAGGTGAACGAGGCCTCACGCTTTCTGGTGGTCAACGCCAACGTATCGCTATCGCACGAGCGGTGCTCGAACGTCCGCGCGTGCTCATTTTGGATGATGCAACCTCAGCTATCGATGCCACCACTGAGCACGCCATCTACGAGCAGGTCAGCACAGAGTTATCGGATGTCACCATCCTCGCAGTAGCGCACCGGAACTCTACGCTATCCCTAGCAGATTCGGTTGCACTTATAGATAACGGACGCATCGTCGATCACGGCAGCCTTAGCCATATGCGCGCGAACCCCCAGTTTGTCTACCTCATGGACATGCAAGAACACCTGCGTGAACGCAACTCCCATGAGCCCTTTGTTCCCTTTGACGACGGCACCGAACCCGAGTGGACACAACTCTGGCCAGAAATCGCATCCTCTCAACACGACTCACGCCTCACTATTAATTCCTCAGCCATGAAAGCGGCGGCATCCGTAGCAGGTGCCAACCCCGCGGCGGGCGGACGGGGACGCGGCCGCGGCGGCATGGCGGCGTCGATACCCGCAACTCCCGAGCTCCTCGCCCGCGTGGATGCCCTCCCTCCTACTCGCGACACACCAGGCCCGCGCCCACTCCTCGATCACGACCACGGCAAGGTAACTGCGCATCAACTTTTTGCCTCAGTGCGTTGGCTCATTGTGGTTGTCATCGGCCTCTACATCGTGGGTGTGGCAGCCAGCTTGACCATCCCCACCTTGGTGCGTGCTGCCATCGACCGCGGCGTCACAGCACATAATCCATTAGCACTGTGGATCGTCACAGGAATAGGAATCAGCGTGGTGATTGTGGCATGGCTTGCCGACATCGCCACCACCATCGTGACCGCTCGCACCGGCGAACGCTTGCTGTACCACCTACGATTGCGCTCCTATGCACAACTGCAGCGTCTTGGCATGGACTACTTCGAAAAAACCATGTCGGGAACCATCATGACGCGCATGACCACCGACATCGAAGCCCTCAATAGTTTCTTACAAACAGGGCTTGCCCAAACTGTCGTCTCCCTCACCACGCTGCTAGGAATCCTCGCCCTCCTAGGCGCGACCAGCCTGCAACTGTTTGCTATCGCGGTCATCGGCGTGCCCCTCATCGGCGTTGCCACCGTCTTTTTTAAACGCATCTCCTCACGGCTCTATACCCAAGCTCGCGAACAAATAAGCGGGGTCAACGCATTATTCCAAGAACACATCGGTGGTCTAAGAAGCGCCCAGATGGCACGTATGGAAGACGCTGCACTCGCTGATTTTTCCACACAAGCAGCACGTTATCGCGCCACCCGCATCAAAACCCAAACCGCAGTCGCCGTGTACTTCCCAGGTATCAACGCCGTGAGCCAAATCCTTCAAGCAGCTGTACTCGGAGTAGGCGCACATCTGGTAGCACATGGAGAACTCGCCGCCGGTGTACTCGTTGCCTTCCTACTGTATTTGGATCGCCTCTACGGCCCGATCCAGCATCTCTCCCAAGTTTTCGATTCCTACCAACAGGCACAGGTGGGTTTCCGCCGAATCTCCGACCTGCTTTCTACTCCTAGTAGCGTTCCCAACGAAGGACGCCTAGTTCCGGCGCAAAGCGAAGACGAAGGAACCGACATCACTTTTCATAACGTCGGTTTTTCCTACTCTCACGACAGTGCTGCCGTGATCGACGACCTCACATTGACGATCCAACCTGGTTCCACAGTGGCCGTAGTCGGTCCCACTGGTGCTGGAAAATCAACCATCGTGAAACTCATCGAGCGCTTCTACGACCCCACAACGGGCAAGGTGGCGTCGAAACGCCACGATATTCGCGACTACGACATCCACGCGTGGCGACGCACCGTAGGATTCGTTCCTCAAGAAACCCACCTGTTTACCGGCACCGTTGCCGAAAACATCGCCTATGGTCTACCCGACGCCACCGCTGAAGAAATCACCGACGCTGCCCGCCGAGTTGGAGCCCTGCGCGCAATCGCTGCCATCGACGGCGGCTTCCGCGCCACTGTTGGCGAACGCGGCCAAGGGTTATCTTCAGGACAACGTCAGCTCATTGCCTTGGCACGAGCAGAGATGATGAAGCCAGAAATCTTGCTTCTCGACGAAGCCACCGCAACGCTTGATCCTGCAACCGAAAAAACGATCTTGTCTGCCGCCGAACGGCTCACGCAAACACGCACCTCGGTCATTGTTGCTCACCGATTAGCCACCGCCGCGAAAGCAGATCGGATACTTGTGATTGCGAACGGGGCCGTTGTTGAAGATGGCGACCATGCAAGCCTACGCACTTATGGGGGTATTTACGCCACAATGTGGGCACACGGCGAACAAGAAATCCCGCGATAA
- a CDS encoding carboxylesterase/lipase family protein produces MSDWTPNDVVRTTSGRVGGLSTTATDTTPAVRTWRGVPYGRADRFRAPTSPHPWKEIKDCTHYASVAAQPTYGPSDRIRGSEDCLNLDIVRPDHDRPLPVVVYFHGGSFVYGSSHEQLLRGHHLATSMDVVYVAINFRLGALGYLDLRSLGDDCVANPAILDQLLALKWIQANVQAFGGDPTNVTVMGESAGGAAVLTLMCTPTAMGLFHKAIAQSPPIAAIHSKAQSTLWAGMLAQRLGVNTLKELRGLPVADIIRAGQSMMWRSRELIYLNSCYSPTVDGTTLFEHPLKVFERGQQLKVPLLVGTNVDETSFAKGMYLRSKARTRAAHRVLTTFDPHSADHVLGVYQGAKRRRDFAQLIADGVFWAPSIAAAQAHSTVAQTWMYRFDFAPALLRWLGLGAMHSMELTPIFGDMNASRMSSLNVRNSRVALEQLGEQMQFHWARFIHHGQPSEAWPSYHTAGDTEPGRATMVFDQESRVIYDPFSQRRRAWSEYDMTEWGLGREDLLRALGLYEEPTYFAPLELEQ; encoded by the coding sequence ATGAGTGATTGGACCCCCAACGACGTAGTACGTACCACGTCTGGCCGAGTAGGAGGGTTAAGCACCACAGCCACCGACACCACCCCAGCGGTGCGCACTTGGCGTGGCGTTCCCTACGGGCGGGCCGACCGCTTCCGCGCCCCAACATCCCCGCACCCGTGGAAAGAAATAAAAGACTGCACGCACTACGCGTCTGTAGCCGCGCAGCCAACCTATGGTCCAAGTGATCGCATTCGTGGTTCCGAAGACTGCCTCAACCTAGACATCGTGCGACCAGACCACGACCGCCCCCTGCCAGTTGTGGTCTACTTTCACGGTGGATCCTTCGTCTACGGATCCAGCCACGAACAACTCTTACGTGGGCACCACCTAGCAACCAGCATGGATGTTGTTTACGTTGCCATCAACTTCCGCCTCGGCGCATTGGGATACCTCGACCTGCGCTCGCTAGGAGACGATTGCGTAGCCAACCCCGCAATCTTGGACCAGCTTCTTGCCCTGAAATGGATTCAAGCCAACGTCCAAGCATTCGGCGGGGATCCCACTAACGTCACCGTCATGGGCGAATCCGCAGGTGGTGCGGCAGTGCTTACTTTGATGTGTACGCCAACCGCGATGGGACTCTTCCACAAAGCTATCGCGCAATCACCGCCCATCGCAGCTATTCATTCCAAAGCACAGTCGACCCTGTGGGCGGGGATGCTCGCACAGCGTCTAGGAGTAAACACTCTGAAAGAGCTCCGCGGCCTCCCGGTGGCAGACATCATCCGCGCAGGGCAGTCGATGATGTGGCGGAGTAGGGAACTGATTTATCTTAATTCGTGTTATTCGCCGACGGTGGACGGCACTACTTTGTTTGAACATCCGCTAAAGGTTTTTGAGCGTGGTCAGCAGTTGAAGGTTCCTCTTCTTGTGGGGACGAATGTGGATGAGACGTCGTTTGCTAAGGGCATGTATTTGCGTTCCAAGGCGCGCACGAGGGCGGCGCATCGAGTGCTTACTACCTTTGATCCTCATAGCGCCGATCATGTGTTGGGTGTGTATCAGGGCGCTAAGCGGCGGCGAGATTTTGCGCAGTTGATTGCGGATGGTGTTTTTTGGGCGCCGAGTATTGCAGCGGCTCAGGCTCATTCGACGGTTGCTCAGACGTGGATGTATCGCTTTGATTTTGCTCCGGCACTGTTGCGCTGGCTGGGGTTGGGGGCTATGCATTCGATGGAGTTGACCCCGATTTTTGGTGACATGAATGCTTCTCGGATGTCGAGTCTTAATGTTCGGAATTCACGGGTTGCTTTAGAACAGCTTGGTGAGCAGATGCAGTTTCATTGGGCGCGGTTTATTCATCATGGTCAGCCTAGTGAGGCTTGGCCGTCGTATCACACTGCTGGCGATACAGAGCCTGGTCGGGCGACGATGGTATTTGATCAGGAGTCGCGGGTGATTTATGACCCGTTTTCGCAGCGCCGCCGTGCGTGGTCCGAATACGATATGACCGAGTGGGGTTTGGGGCGCGAGGATCTCCTGCGCGCGCTGGGTTTGTATGAGGAACCTACTTATTTTGCTCCGTTGGAATTAGAACAATAG